From a region of the Alosa sapidissima isolate fAloSap1 chromosome 9, fAloSap1.pri, whole genome shotgun sequence genome:
- the LOC121718836 gene encoding uncharacterized protein LOC121718836 isoform X1, whose amino-acid sequence MMEVNGLSSNLVKSMIIIPLISITLMIILPLAFTMLYIKDEEIDGETLLGLTENMVARLFPRMKQQVKFISELEKLKNGHPPTRNDNLAVPPPTQTTPTPIPTTTAWPALYTLPVFSPEVREALVKKDPAFYKKDKSHLRTALITLIFDDMTRYTWYPSHKMYSDVLGALITRYPFLRDGSLSGFETLLECLKNKFKKERRTLVHMDKVLEMKQKYGQKHPSTTTGLTRPSPNRKRQLSTEPVEAEDTQSIAEHLKAITEELHKSRPNFENIKWRMERTLHARTPLYKISTAAELFQQCPFLKVPCLLLYEMKLRFGQDLDLVLSSYLHNAAEKIVETCKGPLKNSFTATMLQAHPLQSKCMLNNAAVMLLPTLMKENHKLLYCINEEPPAPTPTMMIRCENSPLAEVMVSIKIDGEFVIGPSPDIDASLGLVCIFCLYFLFDVQYPKEVHHTLLFFERRLNLSMSKPSTPVLRVEKMLS is encoded by the exons ATGATGGAGGTCAATGGATTATCATCCAACCTGGTGAAGAGCATGATTATCATTCCCTTGATCTCTATCACCTTGATGATAATACTGCCATTAGCCTTCACCATGCTGTATATAAAAG ATGAAGAAATCGATGGAGAAACACTGTTGGGCTTGACAGAAAATATGGTGGCGCGCCTCTTTCCCCGAATGAAACAGCAAGTGAAATTTATATCAGAATTGGAAAAATTAAAAAATGGCCATCCTCCAACACG aAATGACAATCTTGCAGTACCCCCACCAACCCAAACTACTCCGACTCCAATCCCCACAACAACAGCCTGGCCTGCTTTATATACCCTCCCAGTATTCAGCCCAGAGGTCAGAGAGGCACTAGTTAAAAAAGACCCTGCGTTTTACAAGAAAGACAAGTCACATCTTCGCACAGCTCTGATTACCCTCATTTTTGATGACATGACACGTTATACATG GTATCCAAGCCATAAAATGTATAGCGATGTCCTGGGAGCACTTATAACCCGGTATCCATTTCTCAGGGATGGAAGCCTCTCTGGATTT GAAACCCTTTTGGAGTGCCtaaaaaataaattcaaaaaAGAGCGGAGAACCCTTGTACACATGGACAAAGTCCTAGAAATGAAGCAGAAATATGGGCAAAAACATCCATCAACAACAACAGGGTTGACAAGACCAAGCCCCAATAGGAAACGACAA CTCTCAACCGAACCAGTGGAAGCGGAGGATACTCAAAGTATTGCTGAACACTTGAAAGCCATCACTGAAGAGCTACACAAAAGCAGGCCAAATTTTGAGAACATCAAGTGGAGGATGGAAAGGACTCTGCATGCACGAACTCCACTCTATAAGATCTCTACAGCTGCAGAGCTATTCCAGCAGTGTCCATTCCTAAAAGTCCCTTGTCTG CTACTTTACGAAATGAAGCTAAGATTTGGCCAGGACTTGGACTTGGTGCTTAGCAGTTACCTGCATAATGCTGCTGAGAAGATAGTTGAGACCTGTAAAGGACCACTAAAGAACTCATTTACTGCTACAATGTTGCAGGCACACCCACTGCAATCAAAAT GTATGCTGAACAATGCTGCCGTGATGCTCCTGCCGACACTGATGAAGGAAAACCATAAATTACTGTACTGCATCAATGAG GAACCACCAGCACCGACGCCAACCATGATGATTCGTTGTGAAAATTCTCCTTTGGCGGAAGTAATGGTTTCCATCAAGATTGATGGCGAATTTGTCATTGGCCCCTCCCCTGACATTGATGCCTCCTTAGGCCTTGtctgtattttttgtttatattttctttttgatgTTCAATACCCAAAAGAGGTCCACCACACATTACTATTCTTTGAAAGACGCCTTAACCTGTCTATGTCTAAGCCCTCCACTCCAGTGTtgcgtgtggaaaaaatgtTATCATAA
- the LOC121718836 gene encoding sterile alpha motif domain-containing protein 3-like isoform X2, translated as MVDSWTIHEVCLWLEQSTLSEAKQIFQDEEIDGETLLGLTENMVARLFPRMKQQVKFISELEKLKNGHPPTRNDNLAVPPPTQTTPTPIPTTTAWPALYTLPVFSPEVREALVKKDPAFYKKDKSHLRTALITLIFDDMTRYTWYPSHKMYSDVLGALITRYPFLRDGSLSGFETLLECLKNKFKKERRTLVHMDKVLEMKQKYGQKHPSTTTGLTRPSPNRKRQLSTEPVEAEDTQSIAEHLKAITEELHKSRPNFENIKWRMERTLHARTPLYKISTAAELFQQCPFLKVPCLLLYEMKLRFGQDLDLVLSSYLHNAAEKIVETCKGPLKNSFTATMLQAHPLQSKCMLNNAAVMLLPTLMKENHKLLYCINEEPPAPTPTMMIRCENSPLAEVMVSIKIDGEFVIGPSPDIDASLGLVCIFCLYFLFDVQYPKEVHHTLLFFERRLNLSMSKPSTPVLRVEKMLS; from the exons ATGGTTGACAGTTGGACCATCCATGAGGTCTGTTTGTGGCTGGAGCAGAGTACCTTAAGTGAAGCAAAGCAAATCTTCCAAG ATGAAGAAATCGATGGAGAAACACTGTTGGGCTTGACAGAAAATATGGTGGCGCGCCTCTTTCCCCGAATGAAACAGCAAGTGAAATTTATATCAGAATTGGAAAAATTAAAAAATGGCCATCCTCCAACACG aAATGACAATCTTGCAGTACCCCCACCAACCCAAACTACTCCGACTCCAATCCCCACAACAACAGCCTGGCCTGCTTTATATACCCTCCCAGTATTCAGCCCAGAGGTCAGAGAGGCACTAGTTAAAAAAGACCCTGCGTTTTACAAGAAAGACAAGTCACATCTTCGCACAGCTCTGATTACCCTCATTTTTGATGACATGACACGTTATACATG GTATCCAAGCCATAAAATGTATAGCGATGTCCTGGGAGCACTTATAACCCGGTATCCATTTCTCAGGGATGGAAGCCTCTCTGGATTT GAAACCCTTTTGGAGTGCCtaaaaaataaattcaaaaaAGAGCGGAGAACCCTTGTACACATGGACAAAGTCCTAGAAATGAAGCAGAAATATGGGCAAAAACATCCATCAACAACAACAGGGTTGACAAGACCAAGCCCCAATAGGAAACGACAA CTCTCAACCGAACCAGTGGAAGCGGAGGATACTCAAAGTATTGCTGAACACTTGAAAGCCATCACTGAAGAGCTACACAAAAGCAGGCCAAATTTTGAGAACATCAAGTGGAGGATGGAAAGGACTCTGCATGCACGAACTCCACTCTATAAGATCTCTACAGCTGCAGAGCTATTCCAGCAGTGTCCATTCCTAAAAGTCCCTTGTCTG CTACTTTACGAAATGAAGCTAAGATTTGGCCAGGACTTGGACTTGGTGCTTAGCAGTTACCTGCATAATGCTGCTGAGAAGATAGTTGAGACCTGTAAAGGACCACTAAAGAACTCATTTACTGCTACAATGTTGCAGGCACACCCACTGCAATCAAAAT GTATGCTGAACAATGCTGCCGTGATGCTCCTGCCGACACTGATGAAGGAAAACCATAAATTACTGTACTGCATCAATGAG GAACCACCAGCACCGACGCCAACCATGATGATTCGTTGTGAAAATTCTCCTTTGGCGGAAGTAATGGTTTCCATCAAGATTGATGGCGAATTTGTCATTGGCCCCTCCCCTGACATTGATGCCTCCTTAGGCCTTGtctgtattttttgtttatattttctttttgatgTTCAATACCCAAAAGAGGTCCACCACACATTACTATTCTTTGAAAGACGCCTTAACCTGTCTATGTCTAAGCCCTCCACTCCAGTGTtgcgtgtggaaaaaatgtTATCATAA
- the LOC121718836 gene encoding uncharacterized protein LOC121718836 isoform X3 — protein sequence MAILQHEMTILQYPHQPKLLRLQSPQQQPGLLYIPSQYSAQRYPSHKMYSDVLGALITRYPFLRDGSLSGFETLLECLKNKFKKERRTLVHMDKVLEMKQKYGQKHPSTTTGLTRPSPNRKRQLSTEPVEAEDTQSIAEHLKAITEELHKSRPNFENIKWRMERTLHARTPLYKISTAAELFQQCPFLKVPCLLLYEMKLRFGQDLDLVLSSYLHNAAEKIVETCKGPLKNSFTATMLQAHPLQSKCMLNNAAVMLLPTLMKENHKLLYCINEEPPAPTPTMMIRCENSPLAEVMVSIKIDGEFVIGPSPDIDASLGLVCIFCLYFLFDVQYPKEVHHTLLFFERRLNLSMSKPSTPVLRVEKMLS from the exons ATGGCCATCCTCCAACACG aAATGACAATCTTGCAGTACCCCCACCAACCCAAACTACTCCGACTCCAATCCCCACAACAACAGCCTGGCCTGCTTTATATACCCTCCCAGTATTCAGCCCAGAG GTATCCAAGCCATAAAATGTATAGCGATGTCCTGGGAGCACTTATAACCCGGTATCCATTTCTCAGGGATGGAAGCCTCTCTGGATTT GAAACCCTTTTGGAGTGCCtaaaaaataaattcaaaaaAGAGCGGAGAACCCTTGTACACATGGACAAAGTCCTAGAAATGAAGCAGAAATATGGGCAAAAACATCCATCAACAACAACAGGGTTGACAAGACCAAGCCCCAATAGGAAACGACAA CTCTCAACCGAACCAGTGGAAGCGGAGGATACTCAAAGTATTGCTGAACACTTGAAAGCCATCACTGAAGAGCTACACAAAAGCAGGCCAAATTTTGAGAACATCAAGTGGAGGATGGAAAGGACTCTGCATGCACGAACTCCACTCTATAAGATCTCTACAGCTGCAGAGCTATTCCAGCAGTGTCCATTCCTAAAAGTCCCTTGTCTG CTACTTTACGAAATGAAGCTAAGATTTGGCCAGGACTTGGACTTGGTGCTTAGCAGTTACCTGCATAATGCTGCTGAGAAGATAGTTGAGACCTGTAAAGGACCACTAAAGAACTCATTTACTGCTACAATGTTGCAGGCACACCCACTGCAATCAAAAT GTATGCTGAACAATGCTGCCGTGATGCTCCTGCCGACACTGATGAAGGAAAACCATAAATTACTGTACTGCATCAATGAG GAACCACCAGCACCGACGCCAACCATGATGATTCGTTGTGAAAATTCTCCTTTGGCGGAAGTAATGGTTTCCATCAAGATTGATGGCGAATTTGTCATTGGCCCCTCCCCTGACATTGATGCCTCCTTAGGCCTTGtctgtattttttgtttatattttctttttgatgTTCAATACCCAAAAGAGGTCCACCACACATTACTATTCTTTGAAAGACGCCTTAACCTGTCTATGTCTAAGCCCTCCACTCCAGTGTtgcgtgtggaaaaaatgtTATCATAA